The following proteins are encoded in a genomic region of Danio rerio strain Tuebingen ecotype United States chromosome 16, GRCz12tu, whole genome shotgun sequence:
- the LOC100004033 gene encoding free fatty acid receptor 3 isoform X3, with product MQACDYYLCLSVYLITFITGFPANIFAFYTLIRKIWRKPAPIDILLLNLTISDLLFLIFLPFKMQEVVNNMQWNIDYFLCPLSGFIFYMTIYNSAFFLTAVSVERYLGVAFPIQHSLRRRPIYAVFASIFMWVFSTLHLSIVYIVPYYNPSGTIPPSRNVCYEGFTEAQLEILLPVRLELFIVLFCVPLLICSFCYINFIRILSRLPNIGRRRRLRAIGLALGTLLVFALCFGPYNVSHVVGFITKESPDWRDKTLLLSTFNACLDPFIFYFTSAAVRSTFSGMIRGIWGRCWCPQILWSSKKEQQEMEKNSLPKPQDVTNAL from the coding sequence ATGCAGGCCTGTGATTATTACCTGTGCCTCAGCGTCTACCTCATCACCTTCATCACCGGATTCCCAGCCAACATCTTTGCTTTCTACACGCTCATCCGCAAGATCTGGAGAAAACCGGCTCCCATTGACATCCTCCTCCTCAACCTCACCATCTCAGACCTGCTCTTCCTCATCTTCCTGCCCTTCAAGATGCAAGAAGTCGTCAACAACATGCAATGGAATATTGACTACTTTTTATGTCCGCTCTCTGGCTTTATCTTCTACATGACCATCTACAACAGTGCGTTTTTCCTGACGGCGGTCAGCGTCGAGCGATATCTCGGCGTGGCGTTCCCCATCCAGCATTCCCTACGGAGGAGGCCTATTTATGCGGTATTTGCGAGCATCTTCATGTGGGTGTTTTCCACCCTCCACCTCAGCATCGTCTACATTGTGCCTTATTACAACCCATCAGGGACCATTCCTCCATCCAGAAACGTCTGCTATGAAGGATTCACCGAGGCTCAACTGGAAATCCTCTTACCTGTTCGTTTGGAGCTCTTCATTGTCCTCTTTTGCGTTCCTTTATTAATATGCAGCTTTTGCTATATTAACTTTATTCGGATTCTTTCGAGGTTGCCAAATATTGGACGGAGGAGACGATTGAGAGCGATTGGATTGGCTTTGGGAACGCTGTTGGTCTTTGCGCTCTGCTTCGGACCCTATAATGTCTCACACGTGGTTGGCTTCATAACCAAAGAAAGCCCAGATTGGAGGGATAAAACTCTTCTCTTGAGCACGTTTAATGCTTGTTTGGATCCGTTTATTTTTTACTTCACCTCCGCCGCTGTTAGAAGCACATTCAGCGGGATGATTAGGGGGATTTGGGGTCGTTGTTGGTGCCCACAGATTTTATGGAGCTCCAAGAAGGAGCAGcaagaaatggagaaaaacaGCCTCCCGAAACCTCAAGACGTCACAAACGCACTTTGA
- the LOC100004033 gene encoding free fatty acid receptor 3 isoform X2, which translates to MESKPERVNTEAKLRGLLVFLQWTVWNSAAMQACDYYLCLSVYLITFITGFPANIFAFYTLIRKIWRKPAPIDILLLNLTISDLLFLIFLPFKMQEVVNNMQWNIDYFLCPLSGFIFYMTIYNSAFFLTAVSVERYLGVAFPIQHSLRRRPIYAVFASIFMWVFSTLHLSIVYIVPYYNPSGTIPPSRNVCYEGFTEAQLEILLPVRLELFIVLFCVPLLICSFCYINFIRILSRLPNIGRRRRLRAIGLALGTLLVFALCFGPYNVSHVVGFITKESPDWRDKTLLLSTFNACLDPFIFYFTSAAVRSTFSGMIRGIWGRCWCPQILWSSKKEQQEMEKNSLPKPQDVTNAL; encoded by the coding sequence GTGTTTCTCCAGTGGACCGTATGGAACTCAGCAGCCATGCAGGCCTGTGATTATTACCTGTGCCTCAGCGTCTACCTCATCACCTTCATCACCGGATTCCCAGCCAACATCTTTGCTTTCTACACGCTCATCCGCAAGATCTGGAGAAAACCGGCTCCCATTGACATCCTCCTCCTCAACCTCACCATCTCAGACCTGCTCTTCCTCATCTTCCTGCCCTTCAAGATGCAAGAAGTCGTCAACAACATGCAATGGAATATTGACTACTTTTTATGTCCGCTCTCTGGCTTTATCTTCTACATGACCATCTACAACAGTGCGTTTTTCCTGACGGCGGTCAGCGTCGAGCGATATCTCGGCGTGGCGTTCCCCATCCAGCATTCCCTACGGAGGAGGCCTATTTATGCGGTATTTGCGAGCATCTTCATGTGGGTGTTTTCCACCCTCCACCTCAGCATCGTCTACATTGTGCCTTATTACAACCCATCAGGGACCATTCCTCCATCCAGAAACGTCTGCTATGAAGGATTCACCGAGGCTCAACTGGAAATCCTCTTACCTGTTCGTTTGGAGCTCTTCATTGTCCTCTTTTGCGTTCCTTTATTAATATGCAGCTTTTGCTATATTAACTTTATTCGGATTCTTTCGAGGTTGCCAAATATTGGACGGAGGAGACGATTGAGAGCGATTGGATTGGCTTTGGGAACGCTGTTGGTCTTTGCGCTCTGCTTCGGACCCTATAATGTCTCACACGTGGTTGGCTTCATAACCAAAGAAAGCCCAGATTGGAGGGATAAAACTCTTCTCTTGAGCACGTTTAATGCTTGTTTGGATCCGTTTATTTTTTACTTCACCTCCGCCGCTGTTAGAAGCACATTCAGCGGGATGATTAGGGGGATTTGGGGTCGTTGTTGGTGCCCACAGATTTTATGGAGCTCCAAGAAGGAGCAGcaagaaatggagaaaaacaGCCTCCCGAAACCTCAAGACGTCACAAACGCACTTTGA
- the LOC100004033 gene encoding free fatty acid receptor 3 isoform X1, producing the protein MRRATGQTGNSGKAIHTEVFLQWTVWNSAAMQACDYYLCLSVYLITFITGFPANIFAFYTLIRKIWRKPAPIDILLLNLTISDLLFLIFLPFKMQEVVNNMQWNIDYFLCPLSGFIFYMTIYNSAFFLTAVSVERYLGVAFPIQHSLRRRPIYAVFASIFMWVFSTLHLSIVYIVPYYNPSGTIPPSRNVCYEGFTEAQLEILLPVRLELFIVLFCVPLLICSFCYINFIRILSRLPNIGRRRRLRAIGLALGTLLVFALCFGPYNVSHVVGFITKESPDWRDKTLLLSTFNACLDPFIFYFTSAAVRSTFSGMIRGIWGRCWCPQILWSSKKEQQEMEKNSLPKPQDVTNAL; encoded by the exons ATgcggcgagccactgggcaaactggtaacagcggaaaagccatccacacggaG GTGTTTCTCCAGTGGACCGTATGGAACTCAGCAGCCATGCAGGCCTGTGATTATTACCTGTGCCTCAGCGTCTACCTCATCACCTTCATCACCGGATTCCCAGCCAACATCTTTGCTTTCTACACGCTCATCCGCAAGATCTGGAGAAAACCGGCTCCCATTGACATCCTCCTCCTCAACCTCACCATCTCAGACCTGCTCTTCCTCATCTTCCTGCCCTTCAAGATGCAAGAAGTCGTCAACAACATGCAATGGAATATTGACTACTTTTTATGTCCGCTCTCTGGCTTTATCTTCTACATGACCATCTACAACAGTGCGTTTTTCCTGACGGCGGTCAGCGTCGAGCGATATCTCGGCGTGGCGTTCCCCATCCAGCATTCCCTACGGAGGAGGCCTATTTATGCGGTATTTGCGAGCATCTTCATGTGGGTGTTTTCCACCCTCCACCTCAGCATCGTCTACATTGTGCCTTATTACAACCCATCAGGGACCATTCCTCCATCCAGAAACGTCTGCTATGAAGGATTCACCGAGGCTCAACTGGAAATCCTCTTACCTGTTCGTTTGGAGCTCTTCATTGTCCTCTTTTGCGTTCCTTTATTAATATGCAGCTTTTGCTATATTAACTTTATTCGGATTCTTTCGAGGTTGCCAAATATTGGACGGAGGAGACGATTGAGAGCGATTGGATTGGCTTTGGGAACGCTGTTGGTCTTTGCGCTCTGCTTCGGACCCTATAATGTCTCACACGTGGTTGGCTTCATAACCAAAGAAAGCCCAGATTGGAGGGATAAAACTCTTCTCTTGAGCACGTTTAATGCTTGTTTGGATCCGTTTATTTTTTACTTCACCTCCGCCGCTGTTAGAAGCACATTCAGCGGGATGATTAGGGGGATTTGGGGTCGTTGTTGGTGCCCACAGATTTTATGGAGCTCCAAGAAGGAGCAGcaagaaatggagaaaaacaGCCTCCCGAAACCTCAAGACGTCACAAACGCACTTTGA